The Rhizobium sp. NLR16a genomic sequence CACGCCATTTCGACGACCCAGAAATCTTCGACATCGGACGCGACAGAAAGCCGCACTTGGCTTTCTCATACGGGCCGCACTACTGCATCGGCGTGGGGCTGGCCAGAGTGGAACTCAAAGTGGTGTTAGGTTCGATCTTCCAGCGCTTTCCTGCTCTACGCCTGGCCGTGGCGCCCGAAGAACTAAAGTTGCGCAAAGAGATTATCACTGGTGGGTTCGAGGAGTTTCCGGTGCTCTGGTGATTCATGGACACCAGCGGGATCGCAACCTTCTTGAAATGCGCAGGAGCTATCGAGACCGCCCTCCATTAGCGGTGGTGATCGGGGCGGATTGCAAGACATGTCGGCAACCCTACAAAACATAGCGACAACGAAACATGTGCAATCTCGAAGGCTTAGCCGCACCAAAATCGAGTTGCATCATCACGAGGTAACGCGAGAAGCCAAGGTTCCGAACAAGACACATGCCGCAGCCACGTTACGCCAGGGAGTGAGGGTTCCGGATATTTTGTCCGTAACGTTCAAAGAGAGTGGCAGCCGGTCGACAGCGCAAGTCGCAGCTTCGGACCTTGTTCACGCCCTCTCCCGCAGCCCTTAGCAGCGCGTTGTTCCATTTTTATGACAGATAAGCTCCGGCTTTAAGATATCGACGCCTCGGCGACGCGGAAATGCATCCGCATCTCGCTGGTCTCGGCTTCACGATCGAGCAGTGCTCGTCGGTCAACGGAGCCGTTGAGGAAGCTGATATCGTCACCACGGTAACGGCAACAGTGCGCGACCATCCTGTCGGACAACCATGTCAGCCTGGCATCCACATGAACGCGGTGGTGGGGATGCCTGGCGAGACGGAACTTAGCAAGGATATCCTCCTGCGCTCGGACATCTTTTTGGAGTATCCGCCACAGACCCGCATCGAAGGCCAGATCCAGCAGTTGCCGGTCCAGCATCCTCTATCGAACTTTGATGACTGGTCGAGTGGACGGCCGTGGAAGCGCCGACCAGATCACGGTGTTCGACAGCGTCGGCTCCGCCATCGGCGCAGAGATGCAAGGCGGGATGGTGGTTCAAGCGTATGAGGATTTTTGGCCACATAGTGCGATCGGCAACAAGATACCGACCCCACTGGTGAATTCGGAAAGCCGCGAGCCCGCTTCACGAAATATGCGGGAAAGTCCGAAGAGCCGAGTCGATGTAACGATGCGGTGCCGCCCATATCTGTGAGGTGCGTGCGCGATCTACGGCCACGAACCAGCGCCAGACGGACCTCATCGGTCACGCCGCAAGCCAGCATCCGACCGGAGGCACTCTCCACGAACAACTGTCCCGAATTGCCGCACTATTTAGCATTCGCTTGCATGCGCAGACTGCGATGATACCGTTCGCCGACAACCTGGGGGGATCGCGTATGACAATTGAAGAGCTGATCGATATACAGGAAGCAGGTTCAAGAGCGCGGGTGCTCGGCCTGAAGGCTCACGAGAACCCATACCTCGCCGCCCACAGGACGCCTACTGGTGATGGCAGCGCTCTCGGAGATCGGCTTGCGCGGCACGACGCGTGGAAGTTCGGTTGGGAAGCGGAGGATGCTAGCCGCGAAGGAAGGGTTGTTTCGCACTTCCAGGAATTGGCCTCTGCCAAACGGCGTTCGCATGATGCGTAACGTTATTGTGGTGGTTCGCTAGCGACGAGAAGTTTTCAGGCCCGTCGCGGCAAAGGATCGGCATCTTTTCACCATCGGGTCGCCGCCAGCTGCCCAACTGCGGTGCAAACTCGCGACGGCCCACAATCAGCTTCCGAATCTGGCAGGAGCGTTCAGCCGGTAGGGAAGCTCCTAGGGAGTGATGCACTGATCATTCCCAAGCGGAGAGCGACGGACAAACATTCGAGAATTGCCTCGGCGTGATACGCTCATGGCCCGCAGGTTGGGCCAGGGCGTTCGAGAAACCTGCGGAGGCCGTTGAGCGGCCGTCGTCTTGAAGGAATCGGCCGAAGAACGGCGCGGCCTGAGCTCATAGTCTTGACGCCTTAAGGATGGTGGAACTCGAACGTCAAACAGGATGCAACCCCGCGTGGCAGCGTACAATGCTGGTGAATGTCCGGGGCACTTGGCGGAGTTCGGTATCGCGACGCGACAGGGCATTGCCGCAGTCGGAATGCTTATGTGACACGGATCAAGCACCGGCACATAGCGCGAGAAGGTGTCGACCACCGTCAGAACCCGCAACTTCTTTCCGGTCGCCAGCTGGTCGTGAACGAGGTCCATGGCCATGCCCCAACCCTCACGCTCTAAGAGCACATGCACCCGACGGTAGCCGTAGCGCACTGTCGCAGATCTCGCGAATACGCCGTTCCAAGCCGGCCTGATCGGCACGGCGAGAGATGTAGTGTTAGCTTGAACGATCGAAGTTGAGCGTCCAATGACGGGCAAGGGCGTGCGTTATCGACATCATCCGGCCTCCACCCAATTCCTGCTCGCTTAGCGGCTCCGCTCCAATACGGCTATCTGCCTATGCAATCGCTGCCTTGGATCGAACCGGCTCAACGCTACTTTTCCTTGATTTTCTCCGGAAGAAAGGAAGGCCACTATAAGGAAGGCCACTATAATGAGGAATACGACGACCAGGTAACCGGAACTATCTCCGCTATTGCTCCCACTTCGGCTTGCGACGGCCGTGGGAGCTGGCGGCGACACTTGCGGCGAAAGGCTCACCGGCTCGGAAGAAAGGACCTGGCTTGCCGCCAGTGCGGTTTCCAGCTCGCGTTCGTCGTGCGATGAGAGGCCAAGTTTCAGGGCTCGGATCGCGCCGAGGTCCGCTCTCGCAAAGTTCCTCCTGGCCGAGATGGACGAAGCCGCAACCTTCCTCGATCGCAAGCCGCCAGTGGTCGTTGACGATCAGCTCACATCGATTTAGCGCAGACTGCTACTGCGCGACTAATCTCGGTACATAGTTCAGCCTCCGGACGATCCTTGATGCGCAACTGTACCAGCTTGATGCCGAGAGGGTACCAGTCGGGCAATCCACTCGGCGCTGTCGACGATCAGGTAGAACGGGTCGCGCTTCAAGTGAACACCGCCTTTCCGATCACCGGCGTGGAGGGTACGGCCATGTCGCGCGGCTCCATCAGTCCGGCGTTAAAGGCTTGATTGCCGGCGGCGATTGCCGCGGCAAAGGCGGCTGCCATCGCGGCGGGATCTGCCGCGCCGGCAACGGCGGTGTTGAGCAGAACCGCATCGAAACCGAGCTCCATGACCGCAGTTGCGTGCGACGGCCGACCGATGCCGGCATCGACGATCAGCGACACGTCAGGGAAATGGGCCCGCATTGCTCTGAGCGCCGTGGGATTGAGCGGCCCGGCGGCACTGCCGATCGGTGCGCACCAAGGCATGAGCACCTTGCAGCCGGCGTCCAGCAGTCGTTCGGCCACAACCAGATCGTCCGTCGTGTACGGGAAGACTTCAAAACCTTCACCGACGAGAATGCGAGCCGCCTCGACGAGACCGAAGACATCCGGCTGTAACGTATCATGGTTGCCGATAACCTCGAGCTTGATCCAGTCGGTGGAGAACAGCTCGCGTGCCATCCTTGCCGTCAGCACCGCTTCCGCGACGCTGTGGCAACCTGCGGTGTTGGGTAGGATACGAACGCCGAGCGCGCGGACCATTTCGAAGAAGGTGCCCCCACTGCGGCCGCCAGACATTTCACGACGAAGCGAGACGGTGACGATTTCCGTCGCCGATTGCCTTACAGCCTCGGCGAGGACGGCAGGAGAGGGGTATCGCGCTGTGCCAAGCAGCAGACGGGAGGTAATTTCGGACCCATAAAGCGTCAGCATCAGTCAACCTCCCTGCATCGGCGACAGGATTTCGATTCTGTCATTGTCGTTGAGCGATCGATCGAACCGGTCTTCGCGATGGACAAGCTCACCGTTGACGGCTGTCGCCAGCCAATCACCCTCGTATTCCATCAAGACTAAAAGCTCCGACAGCGTCTCAGCCGCGACATCCAGAGCCTCGCCATTTACGATTAATTTCAAGGGGCGTTCCTTCCCGTAGTGTGTTGGTTGAAGACAAGTTCAGCGGCCTCGGCGGCCATGGCTGGCGCGAGCAGAAAGCCGTGGCGGTAGAGGCCGTTGAGCGAGATCACCTTCCCCTGATGGCTTGCACGTGGAAGATTGTCCGGAAAGGCTGGGCGGATTCCGACACCCGTTTCGATTATGGTTGCATCGGCAAAGGCCGGATTTAGCGTGTATGCAGCGTTGAGCAGTTCCATCAGTGAACGGGCGACTATAGGCCCGTCGAATTCCGTCTCGATCATCGTCGCGCCGACCATGAACAGACCGTCTCCACGCGGGACGATGTAGACGGGGAAACGCGGATGGAGCAAGCGGACCGGCCGGGAGAGATCCACGTCAAAGCTTCTAAGGTAGAGCATTTCGCCGCGAACGCCGCGCAACTCCTTCGCCTCGCCGATCTGCGCTGCGCCCGTGCAATCGACGACACCGTCAAAGCTCTCCTCGTGCGGGCTCTCGCCCACGAAGGTGACCCCCTGAACCGTCAGCTTGGTGCGCAGCAGACACAACACTCGCCGAGGATCGAGATGGGCTTCGCGGCGAAAGAACAGCCCATGCCGGAATCGCCCGGCAAGAGAGGGTTCCAGCGACGCGATCGCCGGCTCTTCCAGCCATTCATAACCGGTCGTGCGGCAGGCAAAGCGTCTCAGTTCACCAAGATCGCGGGCCGACGCGACCACGAGCGTTCCGTTTCGTCGCACCTCTCCAGGCACCATTGCCTCCCATTTGTCGGCGGCGGTGAGGCCGCGCATCAGCACGGCGCCATCAGCACTCTCCTGCTCGCACCAGGGCGCCAACATTCCGCCCGCGAGCCACGATGCAGCGCCGAGGAAACTGCCATATGGATCGAGCACGGTGACCTCGGCATCTCGAGCGCGCAGTTCATGCGCCACCGTCAGGCCGGCAACGCCGGCGCCTTTGACAAGCACACGCATCTCATTCGCCCGATTGCTGTTGGGCTTCTATCGGCATATAGAGGCCGCCGTCCTCACGATAACGCGCTGCCATCGCATCCAGACCTTCCTTCTGTGCTTCGGCGCGGATATCGTGCGAGATGCGCATGGAGCAGAATTTTGGGCCGCACATGGAGCAGAAATGCGCCACCTTATTGGCTTCCTTCGGCAACGTCTCGTCGTGGAAGCTGCGGGCGGTTTCGGGGTCTAGCGAGAGGTTGAACTGATCCTCCCAGCGGAATTCGAAACGGGCGCGGGAGAGCGCGTCGTCGCGCAGTTGTGCGGCCGGATGCCCCTTGGCGAGATCGGCGGCGTGGGCGGCGACCTTGTAGGTGATGACGCCGGTCTTGACGTCGTTCCGATCCGGAAGACCCAGATGCTCCTTCGGCGTGACGTAGCAAAGCATTGCCGTGCCGAACCACCCGATCGTGGCAGCGCCAATCCCAGAGGTGATATGGTCGTAGCCGGGTGCGATATCCGTCGTCAGCGGCCCGAGCGTGTAGAAAAGGGTGCCTCGCCGCAGACCTCGAGCTGCTTGTCCATGTTCTCCTTGATCTTGTGCATCGGCACATGACCGGGACCTTCGATCATCACCTGGCAATCCTTCGCCCAGGCGATATTGGTCAGCTCTCCCAGTGTTTCCAGTTCGGCGAATTGCGCTGCATCGTTGGCATCGGCGATGGAGCCAGGGCGCAGGCCGTCGCCGAGCGAGAAGGAAACGTCATAGGCGCGGCAGATGTCGCAGATCTCCTCGAAATGTTCGTATAGGAAGCTTTCGCGATGATGATGGAGACACCACTTCGCCATGATCGAACCGCCGCGCGAGACGATGCCGGTGACGCGGTTGACGGTGAGCGGGATGTAGTGAAGCCGCACGCCGGCGTGGATGGTGAAATAGTCGACGCCCTGTTCCGCCTGTTCGATCAGCGTGTCACGATAGACCTCCCAGGACAGGTCTTTGGCAATGCCCTCGACCTTCTCCAGCGCCTGATAGAGCGGCACGGTACCGATCGGCACCGGCGAATTGCGGATGATCCATTCGCGGATATTGTGGATATTGCGGCCGGTGGAGAGATCCATGACCGTGTCGGCGCCCCAGCGGGCCGCCCAGACCATTTTCTCGACCTCTTCCGTCATGGACGAGGTGACAGCAGAATTGCCAATATTGGCGTTGATCTTCACCAGGAAATTCCGGCCGATGATCATCGGCTCGGATTCCGGATGATTGATGTTGGCGGGGATGATCGCCCGACCCGCCGCCACTTCCTGCCGGACGAATTCCGCCGTCACATGGTCCGGAATATGGGCGCCGAAGCTTTCGCCGTCGCGGACCATGGCATCCGCCTGCGCCTTGCGACCAAGGTTTTCGCGGATGGCTATGAATTCCATCTCGGGCGTGATGATGCCGGCGCGCGCATAGGCGAGCTGGGTGACGGCCTTG encodes the following:
- a CDS encoding CrpP-related protein — encoded protein: MTIEELIDIQEAGSRARVLGLKAHENPYLAAHRTPTGDGSALGDRLARHDAWKFGWEAEDASREGRVVSHFQELASAKRRSHDA
- a CDS encoding thiazole synthase, which encodes MLTLYGSEITSRLLLGTARYPSPAVLAEAVRQSATEIVTVSLRREMSGGRSGGTFFEMVRALGVRILPNTAGCHSVAEAVLTARMARELFSTDWIKLEVIGNHDTLQPDVFGLVEAARILVGEGFEVFPYTTDDLVVAERLLDAGCKVLMPWCAPIGSAAGPLNPTALRAMRAHFPDVSLIVDAGIGRPSHATAVMELGFDAVLLNTAVAGAADPAAMAAAFAAAIAAGNQAFNAGLMEPRDMAVPSTPVIGKAVFT
- the thiS gene encoding sulfur carrier protein ThiS — protein: MKLIVNGEALDVAAETLSELLVLMEYEGDWLATAVNGELVHREDRFDRSLNDNDRIEILSPMQGG
- the thiO gene encoding glycine oxidase ThiO, which produces MRVLVKGAGVAGLTVAHELRARDAEVTVLDPYGSFLGAASWLAGGMLAPWCEQESADGAVLMRGLTAADKWEAMVPGEVRRNGTLVVASARDLGELRRFACRTTGYEWLEEPAIASLEPSLAGRFRHGLFFRREAHLDPRRVLCLLRTKLTVQGVTFVGESPHEESFDGVVDCTGAAQIGEAKELRGVRGEMLYLRSFDVDLSRPVRLLHPRFPVYIVPRGDGLFMVGATMIETEFDGPIVARSLMELLNAAYTLNPAFADATIIETGVGIRPAFPDNLPRASHQGKVISLNGLYRHGFLLAPAMAAEAAELVFNQHTTGRNAP